One Bombus affinis isolate iyBomAffi1 chromosome 10, iyBomAffi1.2, whole genome shotgun sequence genomic window, AACTGTAATTAGTTATTCATTAGATTTTTGTGTTTATACctgttttatatttacatatatttttttttgcACATATTGTATGGTCACTAAAAATGACTCATTTACTGTACTTAGCGTCTCACTTATCGTTGTGCCTACCGCGAACAAGTCGATATTAATGTAAGTGCATGCTTCatttttttatgtaattaatgttatacttcatataactACATTAACACAAATAGCGTTTCAGTGTTTgtagtattttaatatttagattATTTCTTTggtatttttttataatatatttaaattttgcaCGTATATactttatcaatatttttcttatattcCTTTGAGTATTTATAAAAAACTTATTTTGTAAGGACATCGAAAATGGACGATCTGAAACTAGTCCAATATTACCAAGGCATAGACATATACAAGAGAATTATACAGGAAATGCAATTGGATTCATAGAAGCTATGATGATACCTGGAGTCATAGAATATTCTCTCTCTTTATTTTTTGCAAAACTTGTAAGCTATACATTCCTATATTGGTTACCATTGTATATTGCAGCCTCAAGTTAGTattctttaaattataattaaaaattgtatatattatgctaaaatattatgtaattatttttgttcatttttagCTACTTACAGCACAACATTAAGTGCAGATCTTTCTACTTTGTTTGATGTTGGTGGCATAATGGGTGCAATAGCAGCTGGTGTTTTGCTTGATTATACTGGAAAAAGTGCTCTAACATGTGCAGTCTTGCTTGGATTTGCATTTCCAGTGGTATAtaagttttttaaattaaaaacttataaataacttatacaagtaacataaaatattaataatctgTAGTAACTTAAGACCTAAATATCATTATtagattaataattatttatttctatagagtataattttgtataattcattatatagttattcctATATGACTACATTGGGAGTACTGGTTGGGCAATCAACATAATATTGTTACTAATAGCTGGATTATTAGTAAATGGACCATACGCATTGATAACAACTGCAGTATCTGCTGAACTAGGAACCCATTCCAGTTTGGGAAACAATTCTAAAGCTTTAGCTACAGTTACTGCAATTATTGATGGTACAGGCAGTATTGGAGCTGCTGTAGGTCCACTGTTAGCAGGAGTGGTAGCTCGTTGGACTGGTTGGCATAATGTGTTTTATATGCTCATGGTTGCTGACATGTTGGCATTATTGGTAATTTTACTCAGAATCAAATACCTAAGAAATAACCAATAttccaattttttaatataacatataCTGTTTTAGTTTTTATCAAGGTTAGTTTACAGAGATATACAACTATATAGACGACGGCGGAGGACCATTTAATTTTATTCTCATACATTAAGTAAAGGATAATGgacatatacgtaaataaacaaattcttcaaatatgtatttgaattttaacttttttataaatgacataaaatgtataaagtattgtattttatgttcaattatgttaaattatatatatataaaatggatGTATTACTAAGTTCTAGAAATAGTTAACACCAGTGCACCTGAATAAACAGTATATTTTTACAACTAAGACTATTGTTATCTAATAAAATgctaagaaaaaagaaacaattttatttcacaaattaaaaatgtatattataataagTCACTCATaaacaattaaataaatataactatATCTTAACATCAAGGAATGCCAGTTGGAATTATGTAACTAATAGAATCTGCAAATTCACCCCATGCTGCTCTTTGTGTTTGAAATGTAACGATCCATGCTAAAAGAGCAGCTGACCATATAGTTGCTCCAATTGCAGAAAATATTACATCTGAAAATTAATATGAACAAAATATATGTTATACATTAGACAGTGGTGTTATAAAAGATATGACCTACATCTCTTAATTTGTTTTTGTTCCTCGTAATGCGGTTCAACAAAAGCTTCTTTTGCAAACCAAATAGCATTCACAGCCCAA contains:
- the LOC126921343 gene encoding glucose-6-phosphate exchanger SLC37A2 isoform X3, whose product is MLVIKIRGAIGLHLILQMLLHYWAFWTLHSCLHMQQPCSSGDILNGFIAERANLRYFLAFGMLASGISCYLFGIAKPYNIHSLWYFVLVQAIGGVFQTSGWPGVVTVVGNWFGKAKRGLIFGIWNSHTSLGNILGSLIAAKFVESDWGLSFMVPGIIMGFTGFIIFLFLVPNPTDIGCAPAAPFRYRKFGTAHSSDEGSSADEYGNVHNRLTYRCAYREQVDINDIENGRSETSPILPRHRHIQENYTGNAIGFIEAMMIPGVIEYSLSLFFAKLVSYTFLYWLPLYIAASTTYSTTLSADLSTLFDVGGIMGAIAAGVLLDYTGKSALTCAVLLGFAFPVLFLYDYIGSTGWAINIILLLIAGLLVNGPYALITTAVSAELGTHSSLGNNSKALATVTAIIDGTGSIGAAVGPLLAGVVARWTGWHNVFYMLMVADMLALLFLSRLVYRDIQLYRRRRRTI
- the LOC126921352 gene encoding gamma-secretase subunit pen-2; amino-acid sequence: MDLSKIPNDKKLYLCKWYFRAGFVFLPFLWAVNAIWFAKEAFVEPHYEEQKQIKRYVIFSAIGATIWSAALLAWIVTFQTQRAAWGEFADSISYIIPTGIP